Proteins from one Deltaproteobacteria bacterium genomic window:
- the trmD gene encoding tRNA (guanosine(37)-N1)-methyltransferase TrmD, which translates to MNFTVLTLFPEMFSALQVGGIVKRSVESHRISIETIDIRDFASDRHRTVDDRPYGGGCGMVMKPEPMAEAIRHAQGKYPEAHTVLLTPQGSLLDHGLARELAGFAGLILICGRYEGIDERICQDLVDEELSIGDYVLTGGELAAMVVIDTVSRLIPGALGNEESADEDSFSTGLLKHPQYTRPRSFEKAQVPDVLVSGNHEAIRQWRRQASVARTFLKRPDLLLDQPLTSEDVKYLKKLHQDIEAIIEKHSP; encoded by the coding sequence ATGAATTTTACGGTCCTCACGCTATTTCCTGAAATGTTTTCCGCCTTGCAGGTGGGAGGCATCGTCAAGCGGTCTGTTGAAAGCCACCGCATATCTATCGAGACGATAGATATCAGAGATTTTGCGAGTGACCGTCACCGTACTGTGGACGACCGTCCCTATGGCGGTGGTTGCGGCATGGTGATGAAGCCAGAACCCATGGCAGAGGCCATTCGGCATGCCCAGGGGAAGTATCCTGAGGCTCACACGGTTTTGCTCACGCCACAGGGTAGCCTTCTTGATCACGGACTGGCCAGAGAGTTGGCAGGATTTGCAGGGCTTATTTTGATCTGTGGCCGCTATGAAGGGATTGACGAGAGGATTTGCCAGGACCTTGTGGACGAAGAACTGTCCATTGGTGATTATGTCCTGACCGGCGGTGAACTGGCAGCCATGGTTGTTATTGATACGGTAAGCCGGCTAATCCCAGGTGCTTTGGGGAACGAAGAATCGGCCGACGAGGACTCTTTCTCAACAGGCCTGCTGAAACATCCGCAGTACACCCGGCCAAGATCTTTTGAGAAGGCCCAGGTGCCGGACGTTTTGGTCTCTGGGAACCACGAGGCTATCAGGCAGTGGAGGCGACAGGCTTCGGTGGCGAGGACGTTTTTGAAAAGACCCGATTTGCTGTTGGACCAGCCACTGACATCTGAGGATGTAAAGTATCTCAAAAAACTGCATCAGGATATCGAAGCCATTATAGAAAAACATTCGCCGTAA
- the rimM gene encoding 16S rRNA processing protein RimM yields the protein MGEDARLPVGKIVGTHGIKGHLKVVSHADSIEVFAPGKELVLSRKGECCGKFCVVSARPHKSVILLALDGIASVEAAAQWIGCQLCVDEASLPQLEEGSYYSYQIMGLEVFTLENRRLGRVKAIFPTGSNDVYVVQDGKKEVLIPAIDSVVVDIDLKHKTLKVDLPEGLED from the coding sequence ATGGGAGAGGATGCCCGCCTCCCTGTAGGCAAGATAGTTGGTACCCACGGGATTAAGGGCCACCTCAAGGTTGTTTCCCACGCGGACTCCATTGAGGTCTTTGCGCCGGGCAAGGAGTTAGTGCTCAGCCGAAAAGGGGAGTGCTGCGGAAAGTTCTGCGTAGTGTCCGCCCGTCCGCACAAAAGCGTGATCCTTCTCGCCTTAGATGGTATAGCCTCCGTTGAAGCGGCAGCACAGTGGATAGGCTGCCAGCTTTGTGTTGACGAGGCATCGTTGCCTCAACTTGAAGAAGGTAGCTATTACTCTTACCAGATCATGGGGTTGGAGGTTTTCACACTGGAAAACCGACGTCTGGGGCGTGTGAAAGCGATTTTTCCCACAGGAAGCAACGACGTTTATGTGGTTCAAGACGGCAAGAAGGAGGTGTTAATTCCAGCCATCGATTCGGTGGTGGTCGATATTGATTTGAAACACAAAACCCTGAAGGTCGATCTTCCTGAAGGATTGGAAGATTGA
- a CDS encoding KH domain-containing protein, producing the protein MKDLIKYIAQALVDHPEAVEVSEVEGSQTSVLELKVAKDDLGKIIGKQGRTARAIRTILSAASAKIKKRSVLEIIE; encoded by the coding sequence ATGAAGGATCTGATCAAGTACATTGCTCAAGCGCTGGTGGATCATCCGGAAGCAGTGGAGGTTTCCGAAGTGGAAGGATCGCAGACATCAGTCCTGGAGCTGAAGGTGGCCAAGGATGATCTCGGGAAAATCATTGGGAAACAGGGCCGAACGGCCCGTGCCATACGGACGATCCTGAGCGCGGCTTCGGCCAAAATCAAGAAAAGGTCTGTACTTGAGATCATCGAGTAG
- the rpsP gene encoding 30S ribosomal protein S16: MSVKIRLARFGAKKKPFYRIVVASNEAPRDGRFLELVGTYDPLGKTASVTLKRDSIKTWIDKGAIPTATVKSLLKEHGFFSKRPNT, translated from the coding sequence ATGTCAGTTAAGATCAGATTGGCCAGGTTTGGCGCAAAGAAAAAGCCGTTTTATCGAATCGTTGTGGCTTCCAACGAAGCCCCTCGGGATGGGAGATTTCTCGAACTCGTGGGAACCTATGATCCCCTTGGCAAGACTGCCTCCGTGACTTTGAAACGAGATAGCATTAAGACATGGATTGACAAGGGGGCCATCCCGACAGCAACCGTGAAGAGTCTGCTGAAAGAGCATGGTTTCTTTTCGAAAAGACCTAATACTTAA
- the ffh gene encoding signal recognition particle protein — translation MFEDLTDKLNLTFKKLRGHGKLTEKNIDAGLKEVRIALLEADVHYRVVKQLLASIRERAVGQEVLASLTPGQQVVKVVNEELAQLMGDRHEGLKLIGQPAPVMLVGLQGSGKTTTAGKLARFLTGQNRRPYLVPADIYRPAAIEQLEKLGNELNIPVFPATDDMDPVDICRNALLQARQESRDTLLIDTAGRLHIDESLMAELKRIKEAVQPSDIILVADAMTGQDAVNMAKAFDDVLDIGGVILTKMEGDARGGAAISIQAMTSKPIKFVGVGEKLDALESFHPDRMASRILGMGDMLTLIEKAQSAVDKKQARELEEKLRKNQFTLGDFRDQMAQVRKMGSMEEILAMIPGMGKLKQMKQFKVDEREFVRITAIIDSMTVQERRRHQIINASRRKRIAKGSGTTVQQVNQLLKNYVQVQKMIKKLNKGGFRPFGRGALPF, via the coding sequence ATGTTCGAAGACCTGACTGACAAACTGAACTTGACCTTCAAGAAACTTAGGGGACACGGCAAGTTAACCGAGAAAAATATTGATGCCGGGCTTAAAGAGGTTCGCATCGCCCTTCTTGAAGCCGACGTCCATTATAGGGTTGTAAAACAGTTGCTGGCATCCATCAGGGAGCGTGCCGTCGGCCAGGAGGTGTTGGCCAGCCTGACACCAGGGCAACAAGTTGTGAAGGTTGTTAATGAAGAGTTGGCGCAGCTTATGGGAGACAGGCATGAAGGGCTGAAACTCATTGGCCAGCCTGCGCCTGTCATGCTCGTGGGCCTGCAGGGTTCAGGCAAGACCACAACGGCCGGCAAGCTGGCCAGGTTCTTGACGGGACAAAATCGAAGGCCTTATCTGGTGCCGGCTGACATCTATCGCCCGGCAGCTATTGAACAGTTGGAGAAACTCGGAAATGAGCTGAATATTCCGGTCTTTCCGGCCACGGACGACATGGATCCAGTGGATATTTGCCGGAATGCCCTCCTGCAAGCCCGTCAGGAATCCCGTGATACCCTTTTGATAGATACAGCGGGCCGCCTTCACATTGATGAGAGCCTGATGGCCGAACTCAAACGCATCAAGGAGGCTGTACAGCCCTCTGACATCATCTTGGTGGCCGATGCCATGACCGGCCAGGATGCCGTCAATATGGCCAAGGCCTTTGATGATGTCCTTGACATAGGTGGCGTCATACTCACGAAGATGGAGGGTGACGCCAGAGGCGGAGCAGCCATTTCGATCCAGGCAATGACTTCAAAGCCCATCAAGTTTGTGGGCGTGGGTGAAAAATTGGACGCCCTGGAATCTTTTCACCCAGACCGTATGGCATCCAGGATACTGGGAATGGGTGATATGCTCACCCTCATTGAGAAGGCCCAGAGCGCTGTTGATAAAAAGCAGGCGCGCGAACTGGAAGAGAAACTTCGAAAAAACCAGTTCACCCTGGGAGACTTCCGTGATCAAATGGCGCAGGTTAGAAAGATGGGTTCCATGGAGGAGATCCTAGCCATGATTCCCGGCATGGGAAAGCTCAAACAGATGAAACAGTTCAAGGTGGACGAAAGAGAATTCGTACGCATTACAGCCATTATTGATTCTATGACTGTTCAGGAACGCCGGAGGCACCAGATTATTAACGCAAGTCGGCGCAAACGAATTGCCAAGGGAAGCGGAACTACGGTCCAACAGGTGAACCAGCTCCTAAAGAATTATGTCCAAGTGCAAAAGATGATCAAGAAGTTGAACAAAGGCGGCTTTCGCCCTTTTGGTCGAGGAGCCTTGCCGTTCTAA
- the rlmN gene encoding 23S rRNA (adenine(2503)-C(2))-methyltransferase RlmN, protein MSDQHDIKNFTEKTFTDWLQAHDIAPYRAGQILRWTYHRNVSQFSLMTDLSKDFRQWLSGRLTISRLDPELIQASRDGSKKYLFCLKDGHHVESVLIPERGHRTLCISSQVGCALGCKFCLTGSGGFVRNLKPAEIVNQVCAVRNDLAHPKSLTNIVFMGMGEPLANYESVVQAIGIITANNGLQFSSRRVTLSTAGLVPKIGDLGQDVTVNLAVSLNAADNKTRDYLMPINRTYPLEALLGACSRFPLPSRRMITFEYVLISGVNDRAEDAGRLARLLKPLRAKINLIPFNPFEGSRFKRPDEATILAFQKILTDNHYTTLIRRSKGGDIGAACGQLRV, encoded by the coding sequence ATGTCAGATCAGCACGACATAAAGAACTTTACCGAGAAAACCTTTACGGATTGGCTTCAGGCGCATGACATCGCGCCCTATCGGGCCGGCCAGATCCTCCGGTGGACATACCACAGAAACGTCAGTCAATTTTCTCTGATGACAGACCTTTCCAAGGACTTCAGGCAGTGGCTTTCCGGAAGACTCACAATAAGCCGTCTTGACCCTGAACTGATTCAGGCTTCCAGGGATGGCTCAAAAAAATACCTTTTCTGCCTTAAGGACGGCCATCATGTCGAAAGCGTGTTGATTCCCGAGCGGGGTCATCGGACGCTCTGTATCTCAAGCCAGGTTGGATGCGCTTTGGGGTGCAAGTTCTGCCTCACCGGCAGTGGCGGATTCGTGCGCAACCTGAAACCTGCAGAAATTGTGAACCAGGTCTGCGCTGTTCGAAATGATCTGGCACACCCGAAGTCCCTGACCAATATCGTGTTTATGGGTATGGGGGAACCCCTCGCCAATTATGAGAGCGTAGTGCAGGCCATCGGCATCATTACCGCCAACAACGGCCTGCAGTTCTCAAGTCGCCGCGTAACCCTTTCCACGGCAGGACTTGTCCCAAAGATAGGCGACCTTGGACAAGACGTCACGGTTAACCTTGCTGTTTCCTTAAACGCGGCAGACAACAAGACCAGAGATTATTTGATGCCCATCAACCGGACGTACCCATTGGAAGCGCTTCTTGGCGCATGCAGCCGGTTCCCCCTGCCCTCTCGGCGCATGATCACTTTCGAATATGTCCTGATCTCCGGCGTAAATGACAGGGCTGAGGACGCCGGCCGTCTGGCAAGGCTCTTGAAGCCCCTCCGGGCGAAGATCAACCTCATTCCCTTCAATCCCTTTGAGGGGAGCCGATTCAAAAGACCTGACGAGGCCACCATCCTGGCTTTCCAGAAAATCCTCACAGATAATCATTACACGACTCTGATACGCCGAAGCAAAGGCGGGGACATTGGCGCTGCTTGCGGACAGCTTCGTGTCTAG
- a CDS encoding queuosine precursor transporter, with amino-acid sequence MVKLTKLAVLQSLFVSGLVVSNIIAAKVIVIWNLVVPAAVIIYPFTFLLTDIIGETYGKDEGNRTVWYGFLASIFAMIIIYAGMLLPVAPFMQEKQSAYEILLGPNRRIVLASLLAYLCSQKHDVWAFHFWKNLTGGRHKWLRNNLSTMTSQLVDTVIFIGIAFWGVVPHLGKMILGQYIIKVLIALLDTPIFYALTMKRNQHGYVGYAEKTAGRS; translated from the coding sequence ATTGTGAAACTGACTAAGCTGGCGGTGCTTCAATCACTTTTTGTTTCCGGGTTAGTGGTCTCAAACATCATTGCAGCCAAGGTCATTGTTATCTGGAATCTGGTCGTGCCTGCCGCCGTCATCATCTATCCGTTTACGTTTCTTCTCACTGATATCATTGGTGAAACATACGGAAAAGACGAAGGCAATCGAACTGTATGGTATGGATTCTTGGCCTCCATTTTCGCCATGATAATCATCTATGCCGGCATGCTCCTGCCAGTAGCTCCATTCATGCAAGAGAAGCAGTCGGCCTACGAAATACTTCTGGGGCCTAATCGTCGCATTGTGCTGGCATCGTTGCTTGCCTACCTGTGTTCCCAGAAACATGATGTATGGGCCTTTCATTTTTGGAAGAACCTGACTGGAGGCCGACACAAATGGTTGCGAAACAACCTGTCGACCATGACCAGTCAACTTGTGGACACGGTTATTTTTATCGGGATTGCCTTCTGGGGCGTAGTCCCCCATCTTGGAAAAATGATCTTGGGGCAGTACATAATTAAGGTGTTGATTGCTTTGCTCGATACGCCGATCTTTTACGCTCTGACCATGAAAAGGAACCAGCATGGATATGTCGGATATGCAGAAAAAACTGCTGGCCGGAGTTGA
- the queF gene encoding NADPH-dependent 7-cyano-7-deazaguanine reductase QueF: MSDMQKKLLAGVEKPDKVARDVLAALDYAYGAQRDIEIKIDQPEFTSLCPISGLPDSGCITIRYLPKDKIVELKSLKYYLLQYRNVGIFYEHVVNRILEDLVFVLDPKFAEVVGTFTPRGGIKTTARVEYKEKG, encoded by the coding sequence ATGTCGGATATGCAGAAAAAACTGCTGGCCGGAGTTGAAAAGCCTGACAAGGTGGCCCGAGACGTCCTTGCAGCGCTGGACTATGCATATGGCGCCCAAAGGGACATTGAGATCAAGATCGACCAGCCTGAATTTACGTCTTTGTGCCCCATTTCAGGCCTTCCCGACTCTGGGTGTATCACTATACGTTATTTACCGAAGGACAAGATTGTTGAACTTAAATCCCTGAAATACTACCTGCTGCAATATCGCAACGTCGGCATCTTCTATGAACATGTGGTAAATCGCATTTTGGAAGATCTGGTTTTTGTCCTTGACCCCAAGTTTGCAGAGGTCGTTGGGACCTTTACGCCCAGGGGCGGCATCAAGACCACGGCACGCGTTGAGTACAAGGAGAAAGGATAG
- a CDS encoding response regulator, which produces MTSLLFIDDEEGVRRSLKRALKKEPYTVYTAEDGETGIQLVEQYLSQIGVVISDYKMPGLDGLETLALISSINPEITRILLTGYATMNSAIRATNEGLDGFLTKPFDNIELRNRIQDIMIKKRLRQFVSDQVYKEIKSDPTVMTPRKQQVTILFSDIRGFTGMSQQFPPEEIAEFLNDHYFTPLGEIAYRHNGTVDKHMGDCIMVIYGSPVSHDDDVVRAIGSAIEMQKTSRAISEELRQRNGFHLNVGIGICTGEVVSGVFGSLRKREYTAFGMAVNIAARLEKMARGGEILVSETTYMEALEQFVAEKLPPTVRVKGLDRPMPIYRILGTV; this is translated from the coding sequence ATGACCAGTCTTCTATTCATCGACGATGAGGAAGGGGTGCGGCGGTCGCTGAAGCGGGCACTCAAGAAGGAACCATACACTGTCTACACAGCAGAAGACGGGGAGACGGGCATCCAGTTGGTTGAACAATACCTTTCACAGATCGGTGTTGTTATCTCCGACTACAAAATGCCCGGACTGGATGGACTGGAAACCCTCGCCCTTATCTCTTCCATCAATCCTGAAATCACCCGCATACTCCTTACGGGCTATGCCACCATGAACAGCGCCATTCGGGCCACCAACGAGGGCCTTGATGGGTTCCTCACAAAACCCTTTGATAACATTGAACTAAGGAATAGAATTCAGGACATTATGATCAAGAAACGGCTGAGACAGTTCGTTTCTGATCAGGTATACAAGGAGATCAAGAGCGACCCCACGGTCATGACCCCGAGAAAGCAGCAAGTGACGATTCTCTTTAGCGACATTAGAGGGTTCACGGGAATGTCTCAGCAGTTTCCTCCAGAGGAGATTGCTGAGTTTTTGAACGATCACTATTTTACTCCGTTGGGAGAAATAGCATATCGGCATAACGGCACCGTGGACAAACACATGGGTGATTGCATAATGGTGATCTACGGATCTCCCGTGTCCCACGATGACGACGTTGTCAGAGCCATTGGGTCGGCCATCGAGATGCAGAAAACGAGCCGGGCCATCAGCGAAGAGTTGCGGCAAAGAAACGGGTTTCATCTGAACGTAGGCATAGGGATCTGCACCGGTGAGGTAGTGTCCGGAGTGTTTGGTTCGCTGCGCAAAAGGGAATACACGGCCTTTGGAATGGCTGTCAATATCGCGGCTCGTCTTGAGAAAATGGCCAGGGGGGGCGAGATATTGGTGAGTGAGACGACCTATATGGAAGCGCTAGAGCAATTTGTAGCCGAGAAGTTGCCTCCTACTGTACGTGTCAAAGGCTTGGACAGGCCGATGCCTATCTATCGAATTCTGGGAACCGTTTAG